In Amphiura filiformis chromosome 1, Afil_fr2py, whole genome shotgun sequence, the following are encoded in one genomic region:
- the LOC140149304 gene encoding acetylcholinesterase-like: protein MVPELLLVPGLLAIVSITYASDPVVKLYNGGLAVTGRRFQFRAKDTDFEVDAYLGIPYAEPPVGPLRFQPPVPMELKGEFNAKEYGKICPQPMMPEVFPFLKAEQVDEDCLILNVHVPVSKPSNAAVMVHIHGGGYMIGAGTMEDFDFYPMSALGEVIIVSFNYRLGTLGFLSTADEVLPGNLGMFDQVEALKWVQKNIAVFGGDPDRVTIFGISAGGSSSSLHTLSPLSKGLFARAIMQSGNAAAPWAQQDDAENIRKGAFSLGKAVGCNDMNEENTKQLVDCLMDATADELVQAYQTVLAGGTFFSPVFDGKFFTERSKDLIQKRSFAVGNMDVLVGHTKDEGMMYIFTLYPGVIEKPHVNATFFDVALSMSGVKLEPIQRAATELVYFDDHVISDPDPDYFDATVKLLSDYGFRCPTDTYLRAASEAGLGSVYAYEFNYHPSKSMFNAPWSGACHGDDETFMGAHFMPNDFILTDVEVDMTLKLIMYWSNFAKTGNPNIGNENEEASTPAAKLLEWPRYTVESRMFKELSPSMRNIPDPSGIACRLWNDYLPKLDAALADKEECKSHWTKEGKESCSEESEP from the exons ATGGTGCCTGAACTGCTGCTAGTACCGGGATTGCTAGCAATAGTATCTATAACGTACGCTAGCGACCCTGTGGTAAAGCTATATAATGGCGGACTCGCGGTCACTGGAAGACGATTTCAATTCCGTGCTAAAGATACAGACTTTGAGGTGGATGCATATTTAGGTATTCCATACGCCGAACCTCCTGTAGGACCATTAAGATTTCAGCCACCTGTACCTATGGAATTGAAGGGGGAATTCAACGCTAAGGAGTACGGCAAGATTTGCCCACAACCTATGATGCCTGAAGTCTTTCCATTTTTAAAGGCAGAACAGGTTGATGAGGATTGTCTGATATTAAATGTCCATGTTCCTGTGTCAAAG CCTTCTAACGCTGCTGTGATGGTTCATATACACGGAGGGGGCTACATGATTGGAGCTGGAACTATGGAGGACTTCGATTTTTATCCAATGTCGGCGCTTGGTGAAGTCATCATAGTTTCCTTTAACTATAGATTGGGTACTCTTGGATTCTTAAGTACAG CCGACGAAGTGTTGCCTGGAAATTTGGGGATGTTTGATCAAGTAGAAGCCTTGAAATGGGTTCAGAAGAACATTGCCG TATTTGGTGGTGACCCAGACAGAGTAACCATCTTCGGCATTAGCGCAGGAGGAAGTAGCAGTAGTCTGCATACTCTATCACCACTCAGTAAAGGCTTGTTTGCCAGAGCCATCATGCAG agTGGAAATGCTGCTGCTCCATGGGCGCAGCAGGACGACGCCGAAAACATCCGAAAGGGAGCATTTTCTTTGGGTAAAGCCGTTGGATGTAATGACATGAATGAGGAAAACACTAAACAACTTGTGGATTGTTTGATGGATGCAACTGCTGACGAACTCGTTCAAGCTTATCAAACG GTGCTTGCAGGTGGAACATTCTTCTCGCCagtttttgatggtaaattttTCACAGAACGATCAAAAGACCTCATCCAAAAGCGATCATTCGCAGTAGGAAACATGGACGTTCTGGTTGGGCACACGAAGGATGAAGGAATGATGTATATATTCACGCTTTATCCCGGAGTTATTGAAAAACCGCACGTTAATGCCACATTCTTTGACGTAGCTCTATCAATGAGCGGTGTCAAACTTGAACCTATTCAACGCGCTGCTACGGAACTGGTCTATTTTGACGATCACGTGATATCCGATCCTGATCCCGATTATTTCGACGCTACCGTTAAACTATTAAGTGATTACGGTTTCCGTTGCCCAACTGATACGTATCTTCGTGCTGCATCTGAAGCTGGTCTCGGCTCTGTATATGCGTATGAATTTAACTATCATCCTTCCAAATCTATGTTCAACGCGCCGTGGAGCGGCGCTTGTCATGGTGATGACGAAACATTCATGGGAGCCCATTTCATGCCAAACGACTTCATCCTTACTGACGTGGAAGTGGATATGACTTTAAAGCTGATCATGTACtggtcaaattttgcaaaaacagG GAATCCCAACATTGGCAATGAAAATGAGGAAGCCTCCACTCCCGCAGCAAAGTTATTAGAATGGCCGCGATACACTGTAGAAAGCAGAATGTTCAAAGAATTGTCACCATCGATGAGGAATATACCAGACCCGTCAGGAATAGCATGTAGACTATGGAATGATTATCTACCCAAATTAGATGCTGCTTTAG CTGACAAAGAAGAGTGTAAATCCCATTGGACCAAAGAAGGGAAAGAATCGTGCAGCGAGGAGTCGGAACCTTGA